A DNA window from Brachionichthys hirsutus isolate HB-005 chromosome 10, CSIRO-AGI_Bhir_v1, whole genome shotgun sequence contains the following coding sequences:
- the mogat2 gene encoding 2-acylglycerol O-acyltransferase 2: protein MRIDFAPLNTPLRRRLQTAAVLQFVFSFLALAPICILLFFYLLFTRFWLISVLYATWWFFDYDTPSRGGHKLPFLCGLKVWEYMRDYFPIQLVKTADLDPRSNYVLGFHPHGVLVAGAFTNFCSYATGFTRLYPGIQSYLLMLPLWFRAPFFRDYIMCAGLIPSDKVSASYPLSQRSGGNAVVVAVGGAPEALDAHPGTYNVVLAKKKGFVKMAMEHGAHLVPVFSFGENELFDQVENSRGTWLRRTQEWLQSVMGVALPLFHARGIFQYSFGLMPYRKPISTVVGRPIKVERKEKPTAEELDALHQVYMDELSGLFEAHKGSYGVDKDTHLNFV, encoded by the exons ATGAGGATTGATTTCGCTCCGCTGAACACGCCTTTGCGCAGGAGGCTGCAGACGGCCGCCGTGCTGCAGTTCGTCTTCTCCTTCCTCGCCCtgg cACCCATCTGCATCCTGCTCTTCTTCTACCTGCTGTTCACTCGCTTCTGGCTGATCAGCGTCCTGTACGCCACCTGGTGGTTCTTTGACTACGACACTCCTTCTCGGGGAGGCCACAAGTTGCCCTTCCTGTGCGGCCTCAAGGTCTGGGAATACATGCGGGACTACTTCCCCATCCAG CTGGTGAAGACGGCCGATCTGGACCCGAGGAGCAACTACGTTCTGGGCTTCCACCCGCACGGCGTGCTGGTGGCGGGGGCCTTCACCAACTTCTGCAGCTACGCTACGGGCTTCACGCGGCTGTATCCTGGCATCCAAAGCTATCTGCTCATGTTGCCTCTTTGGTTCAGGGCCCCGTTCTTCAGGGACTACATCATGTGTGCAG GTTTGATTCCTTCCGACAAAGTGAGTGCCAGCTACCCGCTCTCCCAGAGGAGTGGCGGCAACGCCGTGGTAGTAGCAGTAGGCGGGGCCCCGGAGGCCCTCGATGCGCACCCTGGGACCTACAACGTTGTCTTAGCCAAGAAGAAAGGCTTTGTCAAAATGGCCATGGAGCACGG TGCCCATCTTGTGCCGGTCTTCTCCTTCGGAGAGAACGAGCTGTTCGATCAAGTGGAAAACTCGCGAGGAACGTGGCTTCGACGGACGCAGGAATGGCTGCAAAGCGTCATGGGCGTCGCCCTGCCTCTCTTCCATGCCCGTGGGATTTTTCAGTACTCCTTCGGTCTCATGCCTTACAGGAAGCCCATCAGCACAGTAG TCGGACGCCCGATTAaggtggagaggaaggagaagccgACCGCCGAGGAGCTCGACGCCCTCCACCAGGTGTACATGGACGAGCTCAGCGGTCTGTTCGAGGCGCACAAAGGCAGCTACGGAGTCGACAAGGACACGCACCTGAACTTTGTCTGA
- the map6a gene encoding microtubule-associated protein 6 homolog, translating to MAWPCISRACCMARFWNQLDKADIAVPLVFTRYTDAAELQPVQLQPPLHPPQARVAIETQPSAARTATAPRRCVSEERVSSSVTREDFKHWNVRPEPSCKPKNRYHGPETPFSSETQYQKDFRPWPLPKRFDHPWIPKAAAGHRAPEASRHEKKHVTPAAESGVEKSAVADRVQEKELLREQGRSSKARKQEREREREEVKGGEGRGRAAADAVNRKIRQEITAGSSYRTEYKAYRDVKPAKMIRAKSQYLPPDEKTSLETSYSATYRGQAPLQPANSKALERRRIRSLYSEPYIDPSKQVDRYSAPRSKPKRSGAAGSAPGKPVKRARDKQSAALKGPKKRTSENQSENRPAAGDKEKSKEMNNKLAEAKE from the exons atgGCGTGGCCCTGCATCAGCAGGGCGTGCTGCATGGCCCGGTTCTGGAACCAGCTGGACAAGGCGGACATCGCGGTGCCATTGGTCTTCACCAGGTACACGGACGCCGCCGAGCTGCAGCCCGTCCAGCTGCAGCCTCCGCTCCATCCTCCCCAGGCCCGGGTCGCCATAGAAACGCAGCCCTCCGCAGCGCGCACGGCAACGGCGCCGCGCAGGTGCGTCTCCGAGGAGCGCGTGAGCAGCTCGGTGACGCGCGAGGACTTCAAGCACTGGAACGTGCGGCCCGAGCCGAGCTGCAAGCCCAAGAACCGGTACCACGGACCGGAAACGCCGTTCAGCAGCGAGACCCAGTACCAGAAGGACTTCCGGCCGTGGCCCCTCCCCAAAAGGTTCGACCACCCCTGGATACCCAAAGCCGCCGCCGGCCACCGGGCACCGGAAGCGTCGAGGCACGAGAAGAAGCACGTGACGCCGGCGGCGGAGAGCGGCGTGGAGAAGAGCGCCGTGGCCGACAGGGTGCAGGAGAAAGAGCTCCTCCGGGAGCAGGGGAGGAGCAGCAAGGCCCGGAAGCAGGAGCGGGAGCGGGAGCgggaggaggtgaaggggggggagggcagAGGGAGGGCGGCGGCGGACGCCGTGAACCGGAAGATCAGGCAGGAGATCACCGCCGGAAGCTCGTACAG AACTGAGTACAAGGCTTACAGAGACGTGAAGCCGGCAAAGATGATCCGGGCCAAGTCCCAGTACCTGCCGCCGGACGAGAAGACCAGCCTAGAGACCAGctacagcgccacctacaggggCCAGGCCCCGCTGCAGCCGGCCAACAGCAAGgccctggagaggaggaggatacgCAGTTTGTACAGCGAGCCGTACATAGACCCCTCCAAACAG GTTGACAGGTATAGCGCCCCTCGCTCCAAACCCAAACGGTCTGGAGCCGCAGGATCAGCCCCGGGCAAACCCGTGAAGAGAGCCAGAGACAAGCAGAGCGCCGCACTCAAGGGCCCCAAGAAGAGAACCTCGGAGAACCAGTCGGAGAACCGGCCGGCGGCGGGGGACAAGGAGAAAAGTAAAGAGATGAACAACAAACTGGCTGAGGCAAAAGAGTAA
- the dgat2 gene encoding diacylglycerol O-acyltransferase 2, with amino-acid sequence MKTILAAYSGVLKGTGSSILSALQDVPAAFWPCRSKMEKHLRVISVLQWVVSFLAMGAACTVLLMYMFCTDCWLIAAVYTAWLIVDWNTPKRGGRRSSWVRSWTVWTYFRDYFPIRLIKTHNLLPSRNYIFGYHPHGILCFGAFCNFGTEATGFSKKFPGIKPSLATLAGNFRLPVLRDYLMSGGICPVNKNSIDYLLSRNGTGNAVIIVVGGAAESLQCAPGANSVTLKNRKGFVRLALQKGSDLVPVYSFGENDAYKQVVFDEGSCWANVQKRLQKILGFAPCLFHGCGLFFGNSWGFVPYCKPITTVVGEPITVPKIEDPPEDMVNLYHTMYIKSLECLFDKYKTRFGLKQSDVLHIQ; translated from the exons atgaAGACCATCCTCGCTGCCTACTCGGGTGTCCTGAAAG GCACTGGGTccagcatcctctctgcccTGCAGGACGTACCCGCAGCGTTCTGGCCCTGCAGGTCCAAGATGGAGAAACATCTGCGGGTCATCTCTGTGCTGCAGTGGGTCGTTTCCTTCTTGGCcatgg gCGCTGCTTGCACCGTCCTTCTGATGTACATGTTCTGCACTGACTGCTGGCTCATTGCTGCCGTCTACACCGCGTGGCTCATCGTCGACTGGAACACCCCGAAGCGAG GTGGAAGGAGGTCCTCTTGGGTGAGGAGCTGGACGGTGTGGACATACTTCAGAGATTACTTCCCAATCAGG CTAATTAAAACCCACAACCTGCTGCCCAGCCGGAATTACATATTCGGCTACCACCCCCACGGCATCTTGTGTTTCGGCGCCTTCTGCAACTTCGGGACGGAAGCGACGGGCTTCTCCAAGAAGTTCCCTGGCATCAAGCCCTCCCTGGCAACCCTGGCAGGAAACTTCCGCCTTCCCGTCCTTCGAGACTACCTGATGTCAGGAG GCATATGTCCAGTGAACAAGAACTCCATCGATTACCTGCTGTCGCGAAACGGGACAGGAAACGCTGTGATCATCGTTGTCGGCGGAGCGGCCGAGTCCCTGCAGTGCGCTCCGGGCGCCAATTCCGTCACCTTGAAGAACCGTAAAGGTTTCGTCAGGCTGGCCCTGCAGAAAGG GTCTGACCTGGTTCCGGTGTACTCCTTTGGGGAAAATGACGCCTACAAGCAGGTGGTCTTCGATGAGGGAAGCTGCTGGGCAAACGTCCAGAAGAGGCTCCAGAAGATCCTCGGCTTCGCCCCCTGCCTTTTTCATGGCTGCGGTCTCTTCTTCGGCAACTCGTGGGGCTTCGTGCCTTATTGCAAGCCCATCACTACTGTCG TCGGGGAGCCGATCACAGTCCCCAAAATTGAGGATCCACCTGAGGACATGGTGAACCTGTATCACACGATGTACATCAAGTCCCTCGAGTGCCTTTTTGATAAGTACAAGACCCGCTTCGGCCTGAAGCAGAGCGACGTCCTCCACATTCAGTGA